Proteins found in one Legionella pneumophila subsp. pascullei genomic segment:
- a CDS encoding MAPEG family protein, with amino-acid sequence MFTMIVCLFIAVLLPYLAKVPVAYAMHKAGGYDNRYPREQQARLQGFGARALAAHQNAFESLLIFATASLTALATNSVSLPTQYLAIAYIISRFFYHLFYLLNWSSLRSTVWFLGVLCCLSILWLSIP; translated from the coding sequence ATGTTTACCATGATCGTATGCTTGTTTATCGCCGTATTACTGCCTTATCTGGCAAAAGTACCCGTTGCTTATGCCATGCATAAAGCAGGTGGCTATGATAATCGTTATCCCAGAGAGCAACAAGCTCGCTTGCAAGGGTTTGGCGCAAGAGCTCTGGCAGCCCATCAAAATGCTTTTGAGTCTTTACTGATATTTGCAACAGCCTCTTTAACTGCTTTGGCAACTAATTCGGTGTCTTTACCGACACAATATCTAGCCATTGCCTATATTATTTCTCGTTTTTTTTACCATTTATTCTACTTGCTGAACTGGTCTTCCCTGCGTTCAACTGTATGGTTTTTGGGAGTATTATGTTGTCTCTCTATTTTATGGCTTAGTATCCCTTAA